A single Sphingobacteriales bacterium DNA region contains:
- a CDS encoding TIGR00159 family protein, producing MFDFLKLQVVDIIDIFLVALLIFLLYRLLKGTIAANILIGLFSIYFIWIIVKALNMKLLQAILGQFLGVGVLLVLIVFQQEIRKFLLIIGQGNLFVKSFSLKGFAPWKWKMNQSVSLNYNEILKACAVLSKKLTGALIVVTKSTELRGFASTGVLIDAEMSAKVLESIFNKTSPLHDGAVIIARNKIKAASCILPVSENNKLPDHLGLRHRAGVGISEQSDAIAIIVSEENGSISVAINGQLQYNIGLKTLREILDKNYISSLENF from the coding sequence ATTTTTGATTTTTTGAAATTACAGGTTGTTGACATCATAGACATTTTTCTTGTTGCCCTGCTGATATTTCTCCTGTATCGTTTGCTGAAGGGAACCATTGCAGCCAATATTCTGATCGGTTTGTTTTCAATTTATTTTATCTGGATTATTGTCAAGGCGTTGAATATGAAGCTTTTACAAGCAATCCTCGGTCAATTTCTTGGTGTGGGTGTTTTGTTGGTACTGATTGTTTTTCAGCAGGAAATCAGGAAGTTTCTTTTGATCATAGGACAGGGAAATTTGTTTGTAAAGAGTTTTTCGCTGAAAGGTTTTGCCCCATGGAAGTGGAAGATGAACCAGTCGGTAAGTCTGAATTATAATGAAATTCTGAAAGCCTGTGCTGTTTTGTCAAAAAAACTGACAGGTGCACTGATAGTTGTAACAAAATCAACAGAACTGCGAGGTTTTGCTTCGACAGGGGTGCTGATAGACGCTGAAATGAGTGCCAAGGTTCTTGAATCTATCTTCAACAAAACCAGTCCTTTGCATGATGGTGCAGTAATCATTGCACGCAATAAAATCAAAGCTGCCTCCTGTATTCTTCCTGTCTCTGAAAATAATAAACTTCCCGACCACCTTGGCCTCAGACATCGGGCCGGAGTTGGTATTTCGGAACAGAGTGATGCCATTGCCATCATTGTTTCAGAAGAAAATGGCAGTATTTCAGTAGCCATCAACGGTCAGCTTCAATACAATATCGGACTGAAAACGCTCCGTGAGATACTCGACAAAAATTATATCAGCTCACTTGAGAATTTTTAA